A stretch of DNA from Narcine bancroftii isolate sNarBan1 unplaced genomic scaffold, sNarBan1.hap1 Scaffold_40, whole genome shotgun sequence:
GTCTTTTCCCAGTCTCCGCTCCAACGCTGCCCCCCGGCACCCCGATCCAATCTGATGCCGCCCCCTTGCACCCCGCTCCAGTCCGACGACGCCCCCTGCACCTCGCTCCAGTCCGACACTGCCCCCCTGTACCCCGCTCCAGTCCGACGACACCCCCCCGCACCCCGCTCCAGTCTGATGTCGCCAAAACATCAGTGTGGCCTGTCATTCAACCACTGACTTACCATCTGGTATGTgatatataaccataaccatataacaattacagtacggaaacaggccatctcggcccttctagaccgcaccgatttatgtgaaactccactaattccacctacctgctccctgcccataaccctcctaaccgctcacatccatgtactcatccaacctcctcttaaatgacaaaactgaccctgctgcaTCCAccttcttctggaaggtcattccactcagccacccctctctgagtgaagaagcttcctctcatgttacttctaaagttttgccccctaacccttaactcatgaccccttgcTCCAATTggccctaccctcaggggaaagagcctatgtGGGGCCTTTTTCACGTGCTCGCTCCCCCTAACGTTAGTATCTGGTTCTGCCCCTGCTGTCACTACATGGGAGAAAGTGGTTTTAGGCTATTTGAACAAGTGTAGGATTAACAACACACATCAGCTCTGCTGTGACAGGCaatgtttgctgatcagtttgctCGCTGTGCCATCATTCATCCTACGTCAGTGCTGACGAAGGGGCTCGGCAGCAACGTCAGCTCACCTGACACTTTCACAGGCATGTGCTGTGATTTATGGCTGGAAAATGTTCACTACTCTCAGTCAGCTGATGATGACTAGCTCAGATGCAGGTGGATTACATTGCGACTGGTCAAGCTATTTATGTTCGATAGTTAACCCGTGCCCTAGCAGTGTGTCATGAGACAGTGTAGAGGAagctgaccctgggaatgtgttatGGGACcgtgtggagggatcttcactctgtgtctgacattggcagtgtgtgaagggatggtgtggagggagcttcactctgtatctgaccgtgggagtgtgtgatggacggtgtgaagggagcttcactctgtgtctgaccctgggagtgtgtgatgggacagtgtggagggagagtCACTTTGCAATTGACCCTcagtgtgtgtgatgggatggtatgAAGGGAGAGTCACTCTGTGAATGAAAGtgtggtggaacagtttggagggAGAGTCACTCTGTGATTGACCctcggagtgtgtgacaggacagtgtggagggagaattactctgtgactgaacctgggagtgtgtgatggaacagtgtggaggaagcttcaccctgtgtctcaTTTTTCTTTGCCCTTCTCTGGGACTATTTAATACCAGATTTGCAGTGCTCCCTTTCTTTAGCAGATCCTGGTGGATTGTAAGCTCTGATGAACTGGCCCAGAAATTGGCTGAGGCTTGGGCATGGTGTGGGATGGGGCAGGTCTCAGTGTTGGAGTGGTCTCCTGCTGTCCTTTTCGTCTTCTGTCATTGTGACAGAGCTGCTGTGTGGGAGCTGGGAGAGCTGTGTAGGCAGTGCATGAACTGAGTGGGCGGTGGGAGAGCTGAGTGATGGTTGGAGGTCTGAGAGTGGTAGGAGGACTGAGTGGTGGGAGTGCTGTGTGTGCGGTGGGAGGACTGAGTGGGCAGTGGGAAGACTCAAAGGGCGGCGGGAAGACGGAAAGGGTGGCGGGAAGACTGAGAGGGCGGTGGGAGGACTGAGTGGGCGGCAGGAGTATGAGTGGGCGGCAGGAGTATGAGTGGGCGGCAGGAGTATGAGTGGGCGGCGGGAGTATGAGTGGGCGGCGGGAGGGCTGTGTGGGCGGCGGGAGGACTGAGTGGGAGTTGGGAGGACTGAGAGGGAGTTGGGAGGACTGAGTGGGTGGTGAGAGGACTGAGTGGGAGGTGGGAGGGCTgtgtgaatggtgggaggactGATTGGGCAGTGGGAGGTGGGAGGGCTgtgtgaatggtgggaggactGAGTGGGCAGTGGGAGGACTGAGTGGGCAGTGGGAGGACTGAGTGGGCAGTGGGAGGACTGAGTGGGGTGGAGGGAAGACTGAGTGGGGCATTGGGAGGACTGAGTGGGGCGTTGGGAGGACTGAGTGGGCATTGGAAGGACTGAATGGTATTGGGTTGCCAATGTAATGCTGTCTTGTATTGCACAGGAGCTGGTCCGGGCCAGTGTAGAGGATCCAGGAGAGCAAAGGGTGACAGGCGTCATCCCCACTGGCAGTCTGTGATGGTGGACCACCTGCTCCCAGCCGGGGAGATCTTCTTGCCTGTGAGCCCCCCTCTGAGTCGCCTGGGTGACCTGCTGATGGAGTGTGGGGATTATCGGATGCTGGCCTCCCCGCTCTCTGAGGATGATAGTGACTCCTCGAGCTCGCATTCCTGCTCCAGTCCTGTGACCGTACCCCTCATCTCTACATACACCAATGTGCTGAACATCCTTGACTACCTCCTGCCCCAGCCATCACTTGGACTTCACAGCACCAGGAAGGATGTCCAGCCACTCGTCAAGGAGGGTAGGCTGAGGTTTCCCAGCTCTAGGACCGAGATGGATTTGGGATTATTCCGGCCTACATTGGAGGAGATTCAGGAGTTCCTGGAGGAGAACATGGGTGTGGACACGAAAGATGAGCGCAGAAGTGGTGTGAAGGAACGACAGAGTGCCACTGATGGGCTTGGGAACCCTGTGGAGGAGCGGTCTTGCGTTGTGGACCCAAAGTGTGAGCAGGCGCAGAGCGCGGAGGAGGTGGTGACGCTGGGGGGCAGCACCCCTGTTGTTCTCCAGCTTCAGCCACTGGAGGTGGGGGCTGAAACCACCAGCCCCCAGGCCCAGGGGCAGGTGAAGGTCACGCAGCTCCTGGTCAACATCCAGGGTCAGAATTTCAGGCTGGTGCCTCACCTTGTGCCGTCGACGGGCCTGAGCTGTTCCCGGCCATTTGTCCGCATTGCGCCTGTGCCCATCGCTGCCAAGCCTGCATCTGCTGGTGCCGACGGTTCCCAGGGCCAGGCCGGGGTCCTGGTGGGGCAGAGGCTGCAGCGCGGCAGTCCCGCCGAGCTCCTGAAGATGCACAAGTGCTCATTCGCAGGATGCACCAAAATGTACACCAAGAGCAGTCACCTGAAGGCTCACCTGCGACGGCACACCGGAGAGAAACCCTTCGCCTGCACGTGGCCGGGATGTGGCTGGAGGTCAGTGCAATCAACAGCCGTGCTCTGCGCCAAGCTCCTAGCCAGGGAGTCAGACACAGAACTACCATGCTCAAGTACCCGGACAGTTTGTTGCATATTCATACACTGGAGAACACAGACCCGTCCTGCACAGggataggcccttcggcccatgaatctgtgctgacatgatgtccaaatcagatTTAAATCTTGACAGAatccctccatctctccatctccttcataTCCGTGTCTCTGTCTCGAAGCCTCTGAAACACcactattgtatctgcctccaccactagcCTTTGTACCCACCATTCATCTCCCTaaaacctccccaccttcatctttaGTGCTCCGCCCTTTAGTGTGTGACGCTTTTACTCCGAGGGAAAcattctgatttcccacttcatCATGATTTTagcctcccctcagcctctgatgctccagagaaaacaacccaggtttgTCTGACCTCTCCCTAGAACCCATCCCCTTCAACCatgcagcatcctggtgaatctcttctgtcccctttccagGGCCTCCAGGGAATGGGGCGACTAGAGTTGCACATGGTATTCCAAGAGCTGCCCAACCAAAGATACATCACTGCAGAATGACCTCCTCTGTGGTATCCCCAATGTCTCACCCATTGAAGGCGAGCATTCCcataccttctttaccaccctatcaacttgtgtggccactttcaatcAGCTGTGTTCCAAGACTCCAAGGTCTCTCTGAACATCAATAGTTTTAAGAGCCCCGCCATTTACAGTACGTTAACATGGTGGATGGGGAGAGTTGGCGATTGGAGGGAGTGAGAGTTGGTGGTTGGAGGGAGGGTCCGTGGGTTTTGGGAGAGAATTCAGTGGGTGGGGAGAGTCAGTGATTGGGAACTAACCCAATATTGAACCTCTTTCCTCTCCTTCCTATCtcctcattccctctccctccccatctcccctcccttccccctcactccatcCCTCCTCTGCAGATGCTTTCCACCCTCAGCCTTGGTCTTTCTCCCCTCTGACTCCACAtcacccttccctccccttcctcccatccCCTTCCTACAACCCCTCTCTTTTCTCTatatcctctcccctccctcacctcccctcgctcctctctcccacccctctccttccaccccctcctcctcctttcccacccctcccctctttcccctttccctcccctctcctgtccctcttccacctctccctcccctcacccatctcctttccctccctttcctccctcccctccatcccctccatcccctctccccctccttccccctctctctctccccttccctctgttcttctccatccccttccttgcccttctcctgttccttttccacccatctcccttccctcccttatctccctcccctccctctcctctccccctctctctccccctctcctctctgctcTTCTCCATCCTTTTCCTCGCCCCTCTCCtgtccctctcccactcccctctctcctcacccTCCGCTCCCactaccctctctccctcccctaaccTTCcaactccctcctctccctcccctcttccttccTCCCTATCCTTCCACTCCAAAGCaatccctctcccacccctctcccatttcccatttttctccctccccttcctcgctcccctcccttccatctccctccacatctctccccattcttctccctccctctccctctccttcctcgcccctctccctctccctccccttcctcactctccctcccctctcctctcccttccctctccctccccttcctcacccctctttccctctccctccccatccctccccccattcttctcctttcccctctccctccccttcctcgctcctctccttcccctctcctgcccctctccctctAACCTCTGTATTTTGTTCAGGTTCTCCAGGTCAGATGAGCTGTCGAGACACCGTCGATCCCACTCTGGGGTGAAGCCCTATCAGTGTCTGGTCTGTGAGAAGAGGTTTGCCCGCAGCGACCATCTGTCCAAGCACATCAAGGTGCACCGGTTCCCCAGGACACCACGAACAGTCCGGCCAGTCACCTGACTGTGAAGCAAGCTGCAGCGAGCAGTTCTAGGAAACCCCAGGACTTCCCACGTTGGTGGAAAGCCGTGCTGGGAGTCCTAGCGTGGGTGAAGAACTGATCTTCTCCCAGTGCACACAGGATTAAACCTTTGATTACAATGGTGACATGCAGTGCAGATTCCAAACTTGCCCCAACCCACTCCAAAGCCGCTAAGTGTTTTTTGAACTTTTACCTATCTTCCAACAGCCCTGGCAGGGTGACCCACAAGGACATGTTCGTGAAGCTTTCTGCTACACAGAATGCCTGGCCACAAATCCAGATCTTATCTGAGGCCTTGCTTTCCTTCCAGAGAAAGTACCTATGTGTTTTTCTTAAACCAAAGCAATCCAAAATTTGTAGAGGCCAGGAGAATGGGACTGATCATCAAGCCCTTTCAGAAGGCTTCATAAGGTTGGAAACCGAATGTACAAGTTGAGAGGATCTGGTCACCATTTTACAGGAAGGACGGggttgtagtggagagagtgcagaggagactgaccagaatgttacctgaatTGTAGGACGCTAGTTTTGGGGAGAGATTGGAAAGGCTGGGATTGTTGTCTCTGGAGTTCTGGGGCCAGACAGGTTGGCctaatggaggtttataaaatgacaCAAGGCCTACATGGAGTAGATGGTCTGGAACATTTCCCTCTGGTAGGGGAAACATAAACAAGAGGGCGGAGATGTAAGGTGAGAGGGTCGatctaagtggggggggggggaagtttgtACCCAGGGAATGGCTGCTATTGGGAACTTACTGTCAGAGAGATGAGGAACTGGAATCAGATACAGTCACTCTAGAGAAAAGGGATTTAGACAGACAAATCGGTGTGTGAGAGGATATGGACCTAAtgagggcaaatgggatgagcgtCGATGGTGGAAAGGTCACCATTACCAAGAGAGTGTTTCTCTGGAGGAACAGAGGGTTGGAAGAGTATGGGAGTGGGCAGATAATGCAGTCcttcaaggtgggggggggggtccaaatCTGTGCCGTGTACGAATGTGGAACTGTTCCTTATTGGCAAAGTGTTGGTTACCTGAAGTGCCAGATATTGTGAGGCTGTGAGGTGCAGTGACCTTGGGTGGCTGTTCCTGAAAGGTTAGGGTACATGGACAGCAAGTAATCAGGAAcaaaaagggggtggggtggggagtggtgGGGATTGAACACAAGCGCTCTCTTTTCCGTTTATTCCGCGAGACCGCCGATCAACTGTGTGCATTATCGGTCTTTTTGCTTCAAAAAGGGCTGGTGATGTGTCAGAATCCCCGGACGTTCACTCAATAATTCTCGGACGGTGCACTGTACATGAGCAGAGGTTGGACAGGGTGGCCATGTGGCCACTGGGGTTTCAAGAGGGAGAGGAAACGACAAAATCCTGAGTGGTCCTGACAGGGCAGATGTGAAGGGGATACCTCCTCTGTGAGAACAAGGTGCCGTAAGATAAGGAGTCacccatttaaggcagagatggcaAGACATTTGGAAGTCTTCATAGTCTTCATGATTTCCTCTTTGGGCAGTGGAGGCAGAGGGTTGGAATATTTTTGAAGCAAAGGAGTGTGAAAGATAGATAGTGAGCACAGATTTCAGGTGTAaatggtggaacagtttggaaaggGTGAGTGGCCTTCTCTTGCCCTTAATGCACCTACTCTCCAGGTGGCTGTGTTTGTCGAGAGCCCTGCCAGCGATACGCTGAGCTTGCACAGTGTGGGACTGGCCCACCGACACCTCCCGTTGAAAATGGGGGATTCCTGGCAGAGGAGACCCTGCACCCCTTTGAAGCAGTTTAAGTCAGAGGGTATCAAACTTCTACCACTGAACACCACAGGTGGGCTACCTCAGGCTGGAGTCACAGACGTGATGTTGGACGTGCAGGTCACGATGCTCTCAGTGAGCTCCCAAGAACAACATTGGCtaggaggaagggctcaggcccgaaatgtcagtaatccatctttaccttttatggacGCTGCAAAATCtcctgagttttaaaaaaaattttaaattttttaagaatgcagacatacagctcggtaacaggccaattcggccctaccagtccgtgctgcccaatttacaccccattaacctatacccctggtacgtttcaaatggtgggaggaaaccggagcccctggagaaaacccacatagacatggggagaccgtacaaacttcttacagcatgggattcaaactcagatccggtcctgatcgctggcacataaaggtgtggcgctaaccactacgccagctGTGCTACCCCTACACCAGCCATTCCTCAAGCATCACCGTGTTTTGGCCAGCTGAaaacactggtgagaccacacttggagaattgtgttcagtctggtcatttcagtacaggaaggatgtggaagctttggagagggtgcagaggagattgaccaggatgttacctgaactggagattgtgtcttatgaggcaaggttagcacagctgggacttttctctttggagcaaagaaggatgagaggtgacttaatagagatctactagggtggcatggttggtgtagtggtcaaCACAACACCTTAACTGCAATCAAGAccagaatcccgtgctgtctgtaaggtgtttgtacgttctctccatgtctacatggattttccccggaggctccgttttcctcccaccgttcaaaacaggggtgtatgttaattaagggaaaattgggcggcacggacttgtgggccgaaaaggcctgttaccgtgctgtatgtctaaatgcaaaaaaaagaatATGAGGAATGTAGAGAGGGCAGACAGCCAGTGGCATTTTCCCGGGATGAGAGTAGTatacaccagaggacgtctgtacaaagtgaggggaggaaggtttaggggagaagtcaggGAAATGTTTCTTACACAGGAAGTAGTGAGGGACTGGaacgcattgccaggggtggtggtggaggctggaacattagggactTTTAAAACACTCTTAGGCAGGCACTTGGATgtgggaaaaatagagggttctgggtgtgagggaggaaaggtTTTAGTTTGTTGAacaggtttatgtaggtcagcacaacatcgtgggctgaagggcctgtactgtattaGAATGTTCTATGATGTTGACAGGAGCCCTGCTTTCCACAGGTAGGTGTCCACCTACCTTGCTTTGACCCCTCAGAGCTGTGATGCGCGTCTCAGGCTGGAGTGGGGCAGAGGTCTGGATGAGACACAGGTACAGATAGCAGagtcctcctcctcttccgtctctccaccctcaccctcTTCCGATTCCCACCCCATCCTGATGGCTCGTCCCCTGGGTGAGACCCTCTCTGACCTTCACAGGATGTGTTCATTTCATGCGCCTTGGGACAGGTTTGTATTCTGCAGTAAGTGGAACAGAGTTTTTAAATTAGTAACTTATAAGGAGACGGTGTATATTACATGTTAATTCTGACACTAGGTAAGAGGTCAGTTTGCATCCTGTGAACGTGTGTAAATAATCTGTATACAGTTAATGTAGTTAATTCCTCAGATCCTGTAAACTACACTACAAATGTACATATAAAACATACAAAAATTAAATATATCtgtacttttaaaaataaagtaaactGATCTGCAGAGTGAGGTTATTTTTCTGTAGGATTAGGTTTAGTGTCAGTCTCTGAATTCCCAGGGCTGCAATCCGTAACAACCGCATCCAATTCCTCAGTGTCGATGTACAGCACGATTCTGGCCTCCTCTGCAAGTCTAAACTTGGTCCTTTTGCTGGTGGGCCATTCAGGCCATCACACTGTGCTAGCTGTCTGAAGTTGTCGTCCAACCTGTCGCATGCCTTGTCTTCCCCACAGACCGGTGGGGATGCGGTCAGGAACGGATGGCACGGGCAACCCCATGCCTGTGATTCCTCTTcacttcccttctcctcctgttGGCTGAGCCCCATCACTCCGACACCCACCCGGTTTACCCGTTCCATGCTCCGGGTTTGGAATGCAAAGCCTGAAGTGTTCCTGATTCCCTGCGGCAGCCCAAGTTCAATCCCGACCTCCACTGCAGTCTGGGTCATATTTGCAACTTCTCTCTGGAATTGCCTGGGCTCCGCTATCCTCCCACACCCCAAGGAGCGGATTGGGAAGGAATGGTCTGTTTTATCCAATTGTTTGCTCCACTGGaattggggagcacaaatttgGGGGTAGATGacgaggaactgcttctcccaaaggttgaggaatctgtggaattccctgcccaaGGGAGCAgaagaagctttttttaaaatttagacatacagcacggaaacaggccattttgtcccacaAGTCCACGTCACCCAATTTACAGCTtactaacctacaatccctggtacatttttgaatggtgggaggcaaccggagcccctgtggaaaacccacacagacacagcaaGAACGTATCAACTCCTTTCagccagtgcaggatttgaaccctggtcctgattgctggcgctgtaaaggcattgcgctaaccaccagGCAAACCATGCCGCCTTtcatttaaagattttaaaaggctTTTTTTTAGAGTGTAGGGTCACGAGGAACAGGTGGGTGGGTGGAGCTGAGCTCATGGCCagagcagccatgatcttattgaatggcggggcaggctcgacgggccggatggccaactccagcTCCTGTATCTTAGGCTCTCCCAAGGATACATAAAATGTCTGGATGTGTGAAGAAGGGGGTCACAGAGGTTCAATGTAGGGATAGGAGTGCttcaataaaattttaattttactgtTCTGTCGATGTTTTAACCAAAGAGAAAACCAGATTAGCCTCCACTGTGGATCAGCTGGCTACAGCAGCCTGGATGCAAGGGAGTACTGGCAGGGTCTGTGTGAACCGTCACCACCTGGACGTATCACCAGGTCCTACCCTCGGCCCACCCACTGACAGCAGTCTCCCAAGCTTCTGAATGGAGCAGGCCACAAGTTCATGGTATGTTGAGGAATATTCAGCTCAGTCACAAAAGTCTTGTGATGTTTCAGTTCTGTAAATGAAATAAACGTGGGTTACTTCTATTAGTAGTTTCTATGTCCTCACTGTGAGCGTGTGGATATCACCTAGGGACCGTGGtttccttctacgctccaaagatgGACAGGTCACTGGGTTAATTGGCTGCTACAAATTGTCCTGGGCATGTGGTTGAGGAGGAGAATCTGGGAGCTCTCTCCCTGAGACTCTCTCTCCTTTTTCTCCCTTCTCTCTACTTCTACACTTCATTTTCTCATTTTGTTCTCTTTCcatcctctctctttctttctttcctattTCACTTTGTTTCATGCATTCTCtccctctccgtctctctctctctctctctctccctcgataGGCTACAGCTCTGTGCACGAATGCACCATGTAAACATGCGTTAGCGAGTTAAACATTATCCCTCTGGAACTTAAGTGACACCCTTCACAGTTAACCTTTCATGGATTACAACAGAGCTGGAAGATCTTTGATGTTGAGTGGAAGAGAATGTGTAGTTCTGATGCCATCTACAatatgctgatgacaccacagatgtcggcaaaatcacaaacggcaacgaggaagcatacaggagggg
This window harbors:
- the LOC138750959 gene encoding Krueppel-like factor 15, encoding MGLLDVERSAGPCYSHGSQPTPSQYLIQVARSAGSAAGGVDTAGQVVVTGRPGLCTAHWDSGRTPALSGAGPGQCRGSRRAKGDRRHPHWQSVMVDHLLPAGEIFLPVSPPLSRLGDLLMECGDYRMLASPLSEDDSDSSSSHSCSSPVTVPLISTYTNVLNILDYLLPQPSLGLHSTRKDVQPLVKEGRLRFPSSRTEMDLGLFRPTLEEIQEFLEENMGVDTKDERRSGVKERQSATDGLGNPVEERSCVVDPKCEQAQSAEEVVTLGGSTPVVLQLQPLEVGAETTSPQAQGQVKVTQLLVNIQGQNFRLVPHLVPSTGLSCSRPFVRIAPVPIAAKPASAGADGSQGQAGVLVGQRLQRGSPAELLKMHKCSFAGCTKMYTKSSHLKAHLRRHTGEKPFACTWPGCGWRFSRSDELSRHRRSHSGVKPYQCLVCEKRFARSDHLSKHIKVHRFPRTPRTVRPVT